One window of the Agrobacterium larrymoorei genome contains the following:
- a CDS encoding ABC transporter substrate-binding protein, with protein sequence MVRHLSLPSFSRRKLLVTASIAASAALFLSATAPLPAQAADRPHDGGDITFLIDSLGDTWIPNNSAISSFQGHIWGHVTDKLVYVDAEGKVSPWIAEKWEQNDTATEFTLHLKSGVTFSDGEPLDANAVVANLNIWYAGRKNEGINPIGLFPKTYDRAEAVDAKTVKVFFKKPTLGFIPTLGYHGSILISPKTIAQPASVQADLSKTVGSGPYVVKSWKEGDHVTLVKRKDYNWGPAAVGHTGPAYLDSITYKLVSEPSLRVASVQSGQADVAYNASPQELKSLKEEGFTIATPRYLGFVNGWAVNTKLAPYDDVKVRQALQAAINRQEIIDTVYTPDWKLATSFIQSNVPGATDHSDLLAYNPDKAEKLLDEAGWVKGANGVRVKDGKPLEITLHSNPYLATSKSVDELIAQQLGKVGWKVNIRAYDVVTFGEKVKFGGSAVPAYEVTRSFIDAGTVASILTNANNGENWFALDERDSVLNELRDKIAGAGSIEERKPLLDKLQQYVLEQAYFIPRTQIVQRIYVQSPKLKGEVYNGIAYASYYTAYLSDLSE encoded by the coding sequence ATGGTCAGACATCTCTCACTGCCTTCTTTTTCCCGACGCAAGCTGCTGGTCACGGCGTCGATCGCAGCCTCCGCGGCGCTCTTCCTTTCGGCCACCGCACCGCTGCCAGCACAGGCAGCGGACCGCCCGCATGATGGCGGCGATATCACATTCCTTATCGACTCCCTCGGCGATACATGGATTCCCAACAACAGCGCCATATCGAGCTTTCAGGGCCACATCTGGGGCCATGTCACCGACAAGCTGGTCTATGTCGATGCCGAGGGCAAGGTGAGCCCGTGGATCGCTGAGAAGTGGGAGCAGAACGACACGGCGACGGAGTTCACGCTTCACCTGAAGAGCGGCGTGACCTTTTCGGATGGCGAACCCCTGGACGCGAATGCCGTCGTTGCCAATCTGAACATCTGGTATGCGGGCCGCAAGAACGAAGGCATCAACCCGATCGGCCTCTTCCCCAAAACCTATGACCGTGCCGAAGCCGTGGATGCGAAAACGGTGAAGGTCTTCTTCAAGAAGCCAACGCTCGGCTTCATTCCGACGCTCGGCTATCACGGCTCGATCCTCATCTCTCCCAAGACGATCGCCCAGCCTGCGAGCGTGCAGGCGGACCTCAGCAAAACGGTTGGCAGCGGCCCCTATGTGGTGAAAAGCTGGAAGGAGGGCGATCATGTCACCCTCGTCAAGCGCAAGGATTACAACTGGGGACCGGCTGCGGTCGGCCATACGGGTCCTGCCTATCTCGACAGCATTACCTATAAGCTCGTTTCCGAGCCGTCGCTTCGCGTGGCATCGGTTCAGTCCGGCCAGGCAGATGTCGCCTATAATGCCTCTCCCCAGGAACTGAAGTCGCTGAAGGAAGAAGGCTTTACAATCGCCACGCCGCGCTATCTCGGCTTCGTCAATGGTTGGGCGGTCAATACCAAGCTTGCGCCTTACGACGATGTGAAGGTTCGCCAGGCGCTTCAGGCGGCGATCAACCGCCAGGAGATCATCGACACCGTTTATACACCGGACTGGAAGCTCGCGACCTCGTTCATTCAAAGCAATGTGCCAGGCGCGACCGACCATAGCGACCTGCTCGCCTATAACCCCGACAAGGCGGAAAAGCTTCTGGATGAAGCGGGCTGGGTAAAGGGTGCCAACGGCGTGCGCGTCAAGGATGGCAAACCGCTGGAGATCACCCTTCACTCCAACCCCTATCTTGCAACCTCCAAGTCGGTCGATGAGCTGATTGCCCAGCAGCTTGGCAAGGTGGGCTGGAAGGTGAATATCCGCGCTTACGACGTCGTGACCTTCGGCGAAAAGGTCAAATTCGGCGGGTCTGCGGTTCCAGCTTACGAAGTCACGCGCAGCTTCATCGACGCGGGCACGGTCGCCAGCATCCTGACCAATGCCAATAATGGTGAAAACTGGTTTGCACTGGATGAGCGCGACAGCGTGCTGAACGAACTACGCGACAAGATCGCCGGCGCGGGCTCGATCGAAGAGCGCAAGCCGCTGCTCGACAAGCTGCAGCAATATGTTCTGGAGCAGGCCTACTTCATTCCGCGGACACAGATCGTTCAGCGCATCTACGTTCAGTCACCGAAGCTCAAGGGCGAAGTCTATAACGGCATTGCCTATGCCAGCTACTACACCGCCTACCTTTCCGACCTGTCCGAGTGA
- a CDS encoding ABC transporter permease, which yields MSNAYLTYAAKRLGQAIIVILLAYVFTFVVVSILPGDPITSVLRNPQNGFTEQEIAEIIAAQGLDKPILVQLWNSLSAFLTGDLGMSMRSNRPVSTLITEVLPSTLVLAASGIAVALTLAFAVAYGTQVVPKKYGQGVLRAFPSLFLSTPNFVIGLFLIHLFGFQLRLFRVIEPDSFWATFFAAVTIGIPFSAQIAEVLIANLDHEAEQDYAAVARSRGIPPSRLFTSHLLKPAALPVVTVIALTVGELLGNSLITETVFGRTGIGSLVQRSVSTQDLPVLQAIVSLGAVVFVVVNLIADLLYPLLDPRVKLIVDRKRRQRVANDAAPALEAGAKP from the coding sequence ATGAGCAACGCATACCTTACCTACGCCGCCAAGCGGCTCGGCCAGGCGATCATCGTCATCCTTCTGGCCTATGTCTTCACCTTCGTCGTCGTCAGCATCCTGCCTGGCGACCCGATCACCAGCGTGCTGCGCAATCCGCAAAACGGCTTTACCGAACAGGAAATCGCCGAAATCATTGCAGCGCAAGGCTTGGACAAGCCGATCCTCGTCCAGCTCTGGAATTCGCTTTCGGCCTTTCTGACCGGCGATCTCGGCATGTCGATGCGCTCCAACCGGCCGGTTTCGACGCTGATCACCGAGGTCCTGCCTTCAACGCTGGTCCTTGCCGCCTCGGGCATTGCAGTGGCACTGACCTTGGCCTTCGCAGTGGCTTATGGAACGCAGGTGGTGCCGAAGAAGTACGGGCAAGGAGTGCTGCGCGCCTTTCCCTCGCTGTTTCTATCGACGCCGAATTTCGTCATCGGTTTGTTCCTTATCCACCTCTTCGGCTTTCAGCTGAGACTGTTTCGCGTTATCGAGCCGGACAGTTTCTGGGCGACTTTCTTCGCCGCCGTCACTATCGGTATCCCGTTTTCCGCACAGATCGCCGAAGTGCTGATCGCCAATCTCGATCACGAAGCTGAGCAGGATTATGCAGCCGTCGCCCGCAGTCGCGGCATCCCTCCCTCTCGCCTCTTCACCAGCCATCTTCTGAAGCCCGCTGCACTTCCAGTCGTCACCGTGATCGCGCTCACAGTGGGCGAACTTCTCGGTAATTCTCTGATCACCGAGACCGTCTTCGGGCGCACAGGGATCGGCAGCCTGGTGCAACGATCGGTCAGCACGCAGGACCTGCCGGTTCTGCAAGCCATCGTATCGCTCGGCGCTGTCGTCTTCGTCGTCGTCAACCTGATCGCAGATCTTCTCTATCCGCTTCTCGATCCGAGGGTGAAACTCATCGTCGACCGCAAGCGCCGCCAGAGGGTCGCCAATGACGCTGCCCCCGCACTGGAAGCAGGAGCAAAGCCATGA